The proteins below come from a single Rhodohalobacter sp. SW132 genomic window:
- the mog gene encoding molybdopterin adenylyltransferase: MDTIRIGIITSSDRASKGEYEDRSGPAIKKYWSERLQNKIEWVEQVIPDEQEMLEKTIISMCDESGCSLICTTGGTGPAKRDVTPEATESVCEKMLPGFGESMRKVSLQYVPTAILSRQTAGIRGNSLIINLPGKPKAIAECLDGVLGAIPYCIDLIEGPRMEFEPEYGKAFRPGEK, from the coding sequence ATGGACACAATCCGAATAGGCATAATAACTTCATCAGACCGTGCAAGCAAGGGAGAGTATGAAGACCGCTCGGGCCCTGCGATTAAGAAATACTGGAGCGAAAGACTGCAAAACAAGATTGAATGGGTAGAGCAAGTGATCCCTGATGAACAGGAAATGCTCGAAAAAACGATAATCTCCATGTGTGATGAATCCGGCTGTTCGCTGATCTGTACAACGGGCGGAACCGGTCCGGCCAAACGGGATGTAACCCCTGAAGCCACAGAATCGGTGTGCGAAAAGATGCTACCCGGTTTCGGCGAGTCGATGCGGAAGGTGTCCCTCCAATACGTGCCCACCGCAATTTTGTCCCGTCAGACGGCCGGCATTCGAGGCAACAGCCTGATTATCAATCTGCCGGGCAAGCCGAAAGCGATTGCCGAGTGCCTGGATGGAGTTTTGGGGGCAATTCCTTACTGTATTGATTTGATTGAAGGCCCGCGAATGGAGTTTGAACCGGAATATGGTAAGGCATTTCGTCCGGGGGAGAAATGA
- a CDS encoding AbrB/MazE/SpoVT family DNA-binding domain-containing protein, translated as METVKISENFEVKLPDKIRKALNLQPGQKLRIITYQDRIELIPDIDTKKTQGMLKRINTDFERENDRV; from the coding sequence ATGGAAACCGTTAAGATTTCAGAAAATTTCGAGGTGAAACTACCTGACAAAATCAGAAAGGCGCTTAATCTGCAACCTGGACAAAAACTGAGAATTATTACCTATCAAGACCGAATAGAATTAATACCTGACATTGACACAAAAAAAACTCAGGGTATGTTGAAAAGGATCAACACAGATTTTGAAAGAGAAAATGATCGCGTATGA
- a CDS encoding CaiB/BaiF CoA-transferase family protein, with the protein MNFQPLKDILVVSVEQAASAPLASCRLADAGARVIKIERDTGDFARQYDEAVKGLSTYFVWLNRGKESIRLDLKSDEGKDLFLRIVDKADVFIQNLAPGAMNRLKLNSERLRKRNETLITCDISGYGEEGEYSQMKAYDNLVQAESGLIDVTGSGDTRAKVGISIADISTGMHAYSAILEALIQRGKTGEGVSIKLSMFDSMADWMMVPWLHQEYGGAAPERTGVHHASISPYGSFKTRDEKEIMIGIQNEREWKRFCKEILNGAIAEDDDRFNRNSKRVKHRKLLNQIIQKTFIKQSLDELVEKLDEAKIAYSRLRTIHEFSKHPQLRLADLETENGTIRIADRPARFKGFESDFKPVPKLGEHDYKIKKEFT; encoded by the coding sequence ATGAATTTCCAACCGCTCAAAGATATCCTTGTTGTTAGCGTAGAACAGGCCGCCTCTGCTCCGCTTGCCAGCTGCAGATTAGCAGATGCCGGCGCACGCGTGATTAAAATTGAGCGGGATACCGGTGATTTTGCCCGACAATATGATGAAGCAGTAAAAGGGCTGAGCACCTATTTCGTTTGGCTGAACCGGGGAAAAGAGTCCATAAGGCTGGATTTAAAATCAGATGAAGGGAAAGACCTTTTTCTCAGGATTGTTGACAAAGCGGATGTGTTTATTCAAAATCTTGCTCCCGGAGCAATGAATCGCCTGAAACTGAATAGCGAAAGGCTCAGGAAGCGAAATGAAACGCTGATCACCTGCGACATCAGCGGTTACGGCGAGGAGGGTGAATACTCTCAGATGAAAGCGTACGATAACCTTGTGCAGGCGGAGTCAGGGCTAATCGATGTGACAGGGAGTGGTGATACCCGTGCAAAAGTTGGGATTTCCATTGCCGATATCAGCACAGGCATGCACGCTTATTCCGCAATTCTTGAAGCGCTCATTCAACGAGGGAAAACCGGTGAGGGAGTCTCCATCAAACTTTCCATGTTCGATTCAATGGCCGACTGGATGATGGTGCCGTGGCTGCATCAGGAATACGGAGGAGCAGCTCCAGAGCGCACCGGTGTTCATCACGCCTCTATCTCACCCTATGGATCGTTCAAAACGCGCGACGAGAAAGAGATCATGATCGGCATCCAGAATGAAAGAGAGTGGAAAAGGTTTTGTAAAGAGATACTCAACGGCGCGATCGCTGAAGATGATGATCGATTCAACCGGAACTCGAAAAGAGTAAAACACAGGAAGTTATTGAACCAAATTATTCAAAAAACGTTTATCAAACAGAGTCTTGATGAACTCGTTGAAAAGCTGGATGAAGCAAAAATTGCCTATTCAAGACTCCGGACCATTCATGAGTTTTCAAAACATCCGCAGCTTCGGTTAGCGGATCTTGAAACCGAAAATGGTACCATTCGGATAGCTGACCGGCCGGCCCGGTTTAAAGGTTTTGAATCTGATTTTAAGCCCGTTCCAAAACTGGGTGAGCACGATTATAAAATAAAAAAGGAGTTTACCTGA
- a CDS encoding Gfo/Idh/MocA family protein, with amino-acid sequence MKKLRFGVLSTAKIGREKVIPAIQISERCVVDAIASRKADRAGEVARELGIKRSYGSYEELLEDENIAAVYIPLPNHLHVKWAIKALEAGKHVLCEKPIGMNADDARKLKEESEKYPDLKVMEAFMYRHHPRWKRTIELVQSGRLGDIKAVHSFFAFYNDDPDNYRNNPEQGGGALMDVGCYCISVARMIYGREPDEVSAYSEEDPKFGTDRLTSGLLNFGSGTSVFSCSTQSQHDQYVKIYGTKGALKLDWSFNYDFDKETLLQMSVGDEETVERFAPCNQFSLQADSFAESVLDDKPELISLDDTIGNMEVIDRVRNGG; translated from the coding sequence ATGAAAAAGCTCAGATTCGGCGTGCTTAGCACTGCAAAAATCGGACGTGAAAAAGTGATCCCGGCAATTCAAATATCAGAGCGGTGTGTGGTTGATGCGATCGCGTCCAGAAAGGCGGATAGGGCCGGTGAGGTTGCCCGGGAACTGGGAATTAAGAGATCGTACGGTTCATATGAGGAACTGCTTGAGGATGAAAATATCGCTGCCGTCTACATTCCGCTGCCGAATCATTTGCATGTGAAATGGGCTATTAAAGCCCTGGAGGCGGGAAAACATGTACTCTGTGAAAAGCCGATTGGGATGAACGCAGATGATGCCCGGAAACTGAAAGAGGAGTCAGAAAAATATCCTGATCTGAAGGTGATGGAGGCGTTCATGTATCGTCATCACCCGAGATGGAAACGTACAATAGAACTTGTTCAGTCTGGCCGGCTGGGAGATATCAAAGCGGTTCACTCATTTTTTGCTTTCTATAATGATGATCCTGATAACTATCGGAACAACCCGGAGCAGGGGGGCGGAGCCCTGATGGATGTCGGGTGTTACTGCATTTCGGTAGCCAGAATGATTTACGGACGTGAACCGGATGAAGTATCGGCATATTCAGAAGAAGACCCGAAGTTCGGGACAGACAGATTGACCTCCGGATTGCTCAATTTTGGATCCGGAACATCCGTATTCAGCTGTTCAACACAGAGTCAGCACGATCAATACGTGAAAATTTACGGCACCAAAGGTGCGTTAAAGCTCGATTGGTCGTTTAACTACGATTTTGATAAGGAGACTCTCCTGCAAATGTCTGTCGGGGATGAAGAGACAGTAGAGCGGTTTGCCCCGTGCAATCAATTTTCGCTACAGGCTGATTCATTTGCAGAATCCGTTCTGGATGACAAACCGGAATTGATTTCACTGGATGATACCATCGGAAATATGGAAGTCATCGACAGGGTAAGAAATGGCGGGTGA